In one Geoglobus acetivorans genomic region, the following are encoded:
- the cofC gene encoding 2-phospho-L-lactate guanylyltransferase, giving the protein MRIYIPFKPENPKSRLSGVLSPEERKKLAYLMLLDVIDACGDCTVVSSSASRLLEGIKHEIDRRSLDEAVTSRIKQGDAAIVMSDLALLTEKTVERFIEMDGDVVLAPGRKGGTNMLLARNRRFYTSYHYGSFFKHIDICGKLRLECRIFDSFFASVDIDEEDDLLELILHGKGRRSYEYLEGLGFYVDLSGKDPKLVRE; this is encoded by the coding sequence ATGAGGATTTACATTCCCTTTAAGCCCGAAAATCCAAAATCGAGGCTGTCGGGTGTGCTTTCACCTGAAGAAAGGAAAAAGCTTGCATATTTAATGCTGCTTGATGTTATTGATGCATGTGGGGATTGCACTGTAGTCTCAAGCTCTGCAAGCAGGCTTCTTGAAGGAATAAAGCACGAAATTGATAGGAGAAGCCTTGACGAAGCTGTAACGTCCCGGATTAAACAGGGTGATGCTGCTATTGTCATGTCCGACCTCGCCCTTTTGACCGAAAAAACGGTTGAACGTTTTATCGAAATGGATGGCGATGTTGTCCTGGCTCCGGGAAGAAAGGGCGGGACAAACATGCTTCTCGCAAGAAACAGGCGGTTTTACACCTCTTATCATTATGGAAGTTTTTTCAAGCATATCGATATATGCGGAAAATTGAGGCTTGAATGCAGAATTTTTGACTCCTTTTTTGCAAGCGTCGATATTGATGAGGAAGATGATCTGCTCGAACTCATCCTCCACGGAAAAGGGAGGAGAAGCTACGAGTATCTGGAGGGTCTTGGCTTTTACGTCGATCTGTCTGGAAAGGACCCTAAACTCGTGAGGGAATAG
- a CDS encoding formate--phosphoribosylaminoimidazolecarboxamide ligase, which yields MEKLRELILSTLKNYDRENIRIGTIGSHSALNILKGAKEEGFETVCIARKKESFVYRNFGVADHIIEVNDFRQLLDDGIQKKLIEMNTILIPHGSYNAYIGSLYSLKVPVFGNRVLMEWETVREKQRDWLVNSGLNVPKTYHSPDEIDGLAIVKYPGARGGKGYFIAASKEDFLSKADELVRRGIISRDDINKAHIQECVLGVPVYFSFFYSPVNSRIELIAIDRRYESNVDGFGRIPAEEQLKTNLIPTYTVVGNIPLIVRESLLSRILRDGEQVYEYSRKIAEPGMVGPFCLESVIDENGTIYYFEISARIVAGSSVGIPASPYSYILFGENMYMGRRIAREIRIAVEKDMLEELIF from the coding sequence ATGGAAAAACTCAGAGAGCTGATTCTCTCAACTCTGAAAAACTACGATAGAGAAAACATAAGAATAGGCACCATAGGGAGCCATTCGGCTCTGAACATTCTCAAAGGCGCCAAAGAGGAGGGTTTCGAAACTGTATGCATAGCCCGGAAAAAGGAGAGCTTCGTTTACCGCAATTTTGGAGTTGCAGATCACATCATAGAGGTGAATGACTTCAGGCAGCTTCTTGATGATGGCATTCAGAAGAAGCTAATCGAAATGAATACAATTTTAATCCCTCACGGCAGCTACAATGCTTACATCGGTAGCCTTTACAGTCTGAAAGTTCCGGTTTTCGGAAACAGAGTCCTCATGGAATGGGAAACTGTTAGAGAGAAACAGAGGGACTGGCTCGTAAATTCTGGACTTAATGTGCCAAAAACCTATCATTCGCCCGATGAGATTGACGGTCTTGCAATTGTGAAGTATCCCGGTGCAAGGGGAGGAAAGGGTTATTTCATCGCCGCATCAAAGGAAGATTTTCTGAGCAAGGCTGATGAACTGGTCAGGAGGGGAATAATATCCAGGGACGACATTAACAAGGCACACATACAGGAATGCGTCCTTGGCGTACCTGTGTACTTCTCCTTCTTTTACTCTCCAGTCAATTCAAGAATTGAGCTTATAGCCATCGACAGAAGGTATGAGTCAAACGTGGATGGTTTCGGCAGGATTCCTGCTGAAGAACAGCTCAAAACAAACCTGATCCCGACATATACGGTTGTGGGGAACATTCCTCTGATTGTAAGGGAAAGCCTGCTTTCCAGAATTTTGCGGGACGGTGAGCAGGTTTACGAGTACTCCAGAAAAATCGCCGAGCCGGGAATGGTGGGACCATTCTGCCTTGAAAGCGTTATCGATGAGAACGGAACCATTTACTATTTCGAGATATCTGCAAGGATAGTTGCAGGAAGCAGCGTGGGGATTCCTGCCTCACCGTACTCATACATCCTCTTCGGAGAGAACATGTATATGGGCAGGAGAATAGCCCGCGAAATAAGAATTGCGGTTGAAAAAGACATGCTTGAAGAATTGATCTTTTAA
- a CDS encoding MazG-like family protein translates to MHISDLTEMLIDFRDRREWKKYHTPKNLALSVAIEVGELLELFQWKKDDEILRELENDDYRSRIGEEISDVLIYLLPLAHECRIDVEKAIVDKIKKNEQKYPER, encoded by the coding sequence ATGCACATTTCAGATCTCACCGAGATGCTGATTGATTTCAGAGACAGAAGAGAGTGGAAAAAATACCATACTCCAAAGAATCTCGCACTATCTGTCGCCATAGAAGTTGGAGAGCTTTTAGAGCTTTTTCAATGGAAAAAAGATGATGAAATTCTCAGAGAGCTTGAAAACGATGATTACAGAAGTAGAATTGGCGAAGAAATCAGTGATGTACTCATCTATCTACTCCCTCTCGCACACGAGTGCAGGATTGATGTCGAGAAGGCCATAGTGGACAAAATAAAGAAAAATGAACAAAAATATCCGGAACGGTAA
- a CDS encoding SPOUT family RNA methylase, with translation MIFVKTQRGMEYIAAQNIKELLGDVKIEIRPAGYLGILVVHSDELEQVRQVPEVERAIPVLFEIESNLDEILEKAEEVVKAMGEFDTFAIRATRRGLKHRFSSMDISIQLGRRIQEISGRDVDLNTPDKAIYVEVVNERTFIGILDGAEERRKYTPEKADSLRFFEKVSFVQMPYLENLKGAREIGERIGRNAQSFEIKELIIAPYGYVDAEELFEFLRGVRRGKLSRLSIQRKSYAREVRETKILVHDLFQTLRDKKRRKYVVIATDPTGRQISDVRDELKRAFERANEIVIFAGSRTGLPKGVLRLADFVVDLSPYITFPTELAIPVSLTAFLDIYEEMKADRTKRER, from the coding sequence ATGATTTTCGTGAAAACCCAGAGGGGAATGGAATACATTGCCGCACAGAACATAAAAGAGCTTTTAGGTGACGTAAAAATAGAGATAAGGCCAGCCGGATATCTCGGTATACTTGTAGTCCATTCTGACGAACTTGAACAGGTCCGACAGGTTCCAGAGGTTGAAAGAGCAATACCTGTTCTTTTCGAGATTGAGAGCAACCTGGATGAAATCCTCGAAAAAGCAGAAGAAGTCGTAAAGGCAATGGGAGAGTTCGATACCTTCGCCATCAGAGCTACGAGAAGGGGATTAAAGCACAGATTCAGCAGCATGGACATAAGCATTCAGCTTGGAAGGCGGATTCAGGAGATAAGTGGCAGGGATGTCGACCTGAACACACCAGATAAGGCCATTTACGTGGAGGTTGTCAATGAGAGAACATTCATCGGCATCCTTGATGGCGCTGAGGAGAGGAGAAAGTACACTCCAGAAAAGGCAGATAGTCTCAGATTCTTTGAGAAGGTCTCTTTTGTCCAGATGCCATATCTTGAAAACCTGAAGGGAGCGAGAGAGATTGGAGAGAGGATTGGAAGAAACGCACAGTCATTTGAAATAAAGGAGCTGATAATAGCTCCTTACGGATACGTGGATGCTGAAGAGCTGTTTGAATTCCTCAGGGGTGTGAGGAGAGGTAAACTGTCGAGACTCAGCATTCAGAGAAAGAGCTATGCCAGAGAGGTCAGAGAAACAAAAATACTCGTCCACGACCTCTTCCAGACTCTCAGAGATAAAAAACGGAGAAAATACGTTGTCATCGCCACAGACCCCACCGGAAGGCAAATCTCAGACGTGAGAGACGAGCTTAAAAGAGCATTCGAGAGAGCAAACGAAATTGTAATCTTTGCGGGAAGCAGGACTGGGCTTCCAAAAGGAGTCCTGAGACTCGCAGATTTCGTCGTTGATCTCAGCCCATACATAACATTCCCAACAGAGCTTGCCATACCCGTCTCTCTCACAGCATTTCTCGACATTTACGAGGAGATGAAAGCAGATAGGACGAAAAGAGAACGGTAA
- the fhcD gene encoding formylmethanofuran--tetrahydromethanopterin N-formyltransferase, translating to MKVNGVEVEETFAEAFDIKIARVLITAYDYDWAHVAANEATGFGTSVIMCPAEAGIEKRALPSETPDGRPGYYIQICHMSKKGLEQQLLARLGQCVLTAPTTAVFNGLPDAEEKFDTGNKLRFFADGFEKQLDVGGRKMWAIPMMEGDFLIENDIGYVNGIAGGNFFIMGETQPSALAAAKAAVQAIADVEGVITPFPGGIVASGSKVGANKYKFLNATTNERFAPSIRDQVPETHVPEGVKAIYEIVINGISVEAIKEATRVGIEAATRIPGVVKITAGNYGGKLGKHLIHLNELF from the coding sequence ATGAAGGTGAACGGAGTTGAGGTTGAGGAGACTTTTGCAGAGGCTTTTGATATAAAAATCGCAAGGGTCTTGATAACTGCCTACGACTACGACTGGGCTCACGTGGCTGCAAACGAGGCAACCGGTTTCGGAACTTCCGTAATCATGTGTCCTGCTGAGGCGGGAATCGAGAAGAGGGCTCTGCCGTCTGAGACCCCGGACGGGAGACCGGGTTACTACATCCAGATCTGCCACATGAGCAAGAAGGGCCTCGAGCAGCAGTTGCTTGCAAGACTCGGCCAGTGCGTCCTGACAGCACCAACAACAGCAGTGTTCAATGGCCTGCCTGATGCTGAGGAGAAGTTTGACACCGGCAACAAGCTCAGGTTCTTTGCAGATGGCTTCGAAAAGCAGTTGGATGTTGGCGGAAGGAAGATGTGGGCAATCCCGATGATGGAAGGTGACTTCCTCATTGAAAATGACATAGGTTACGTTAACGGAATTGCAGGGGGAAACTTTTTCATAATGGGTGAGACCCAGCCTTCAGCTCTTGCTGCTGCAAAGGCAGCTGTTCAGGCCATTGCGGATGTTGAGGGAGTTATCACACCCTTCCCTGGGGGAATAGTGGCTTCAGGTTCCAAGGTTGGGGCAAACAAGTACAAGTTTTTGAACGCGACCACCAACGAGAGATTTGCACCGAGCATAAGGGATCAGGTTCCGGAAACCCATGTGCCTGAGGGCGTTAAAGCGATTTACGAGATCGTCATAAACGGAATCAGCGTGGAGGCAATCAAGGAAGCAACGAGGGTTGGAATTGAAGCTGCAACGAGGATACCCGGAGTCGTGAAGATCACAGCAGGAAACTATGGTGGAAAGCTTGGAAAGCATCTCATTCATCTGAACGAGCTGTTCTGA
- the polC gene encoding DNA polymerase II large subunit: MIITLDKFFPLFDDGSRDEAAEINFKLYEEIRRYHEFLLRELERLYRLAERARSLGLDPKPYVEIPVARNMAERVEKLLDINGIARKIEDYENAGLSRVEICFRVAKDIVSGEFGDLDKETAIDKAVRAAVAIQTEGVVAAPIEGIAKIRLDRNLDGSEFVKIYYAGPIRSAGGTAQVISVLVADYVRRLLGLNRYIPTEEEILRYCEEIPLYKKVANLQYLPSDDEIRLIVENCPVCIDGEPTEDAEVSGYRNLPRVETNRVRGGMALVIAEGIALKAPKLKKIVDKIRIDGWEWLDKLINKDSGGSETKDESKDAVKPKDKYLADIVAGRPVFSHPSRKGGFRLRYGRARNSGFATVGLNPATMVIAGGFIAIGTQLKVERPGKAGSVIPVTSIDGPTVRLKNGDVVRVNSYDEAMKLRDSVEKILDMGEILINFGDFLENNHPLIPAGYCHEWWIQEVRGKIPEGDYTRIDEDTALSLCDDYGVPLHPDYTYLWHDISAEDALYLRNHIVNNGKVEGKYGKSALIIKFDRKAKEILEDLLVEHKIREGYIVLERWKVLARCLGLNDDLKIQKDVKPDELGEHPDGLKFARKASCIDIRAKAPSRIGARMGRPEKSKERMMSPAPHMLFPLGDAGGKTRDLKKAVDYTRGYNATKGEIEVELPLRVCPECGRESFYLKCSCGAFTEQHYICPVCGIRTKDEVCERCGRETTGYRLWKVNVRELYHRALENIGERDGNGTIKGVIGLTSRNKFPERMEKGILRAKNRVYVFKDGTVRYDMTDLPVTHFRPKEIGLTVDKLKELGYEYDYLGNELRSEDQIVELKPQDLILSKSAGEYLFRVSKFVDELLVKFYGLEPFYNAEKPEDLIGHLVIGLAPHTSAGVLGRIIGFADVNAGYAHPYFHAAKRRNCDGDEDCVMLLMDGLLNFSREFLPDKRGGQMDAPLVLTAILDPKEVDGEVHNMDVADRYPLEFYIATLRCAHPKEFSGVIERVEDRLGDERKYFGLKFTHDTDDIALGVKSSAYKTLKSMQDKVSHQMELARKIRAVDEHDVAERVIKTHFLPDIIGNLRAFSRQEFRCVNCNQKFRRIPLAGKCTRCGGSLTLTVHEGSIVKYLDLSKTLAETYNVSDYTRQRIRLIEVETQSLFESELKRQIKIDEFF, from the coding sequence ATGATCATCACTCTTGACAAATTCTTCCCGCTCTTTGATGATGGTTCGCGAGATGAGGCTGCAGAAATCAACTTTAAGTTGTACGAAGAAATACGCAGGTATCACGAGTTTCTTCTGAGGGAACTCGAGAGGCTGTACAGGCTTGCTGAAAGGGCAAGAAGCCTCGGCCTCGACCCAAAGCCGTACGTTGAGATTCCTGTTGCAAGAAATATGGCTGAGAGAGTTGAAAAACTCCTCGATATAAATGGGATTGCCAGAAAAATTGAAGATTATGAAAATGCGGGACTTTCAAGAGTTGAAATATGCTTCAGAGTAGCTAAGGACATTGTCTCCGGAGAATTTGGGGATCTTGACAAGGAGACGGCGATAGATAAGGCTGTCAGGGCAGCTGTTGCAATTCAGACTGAGGGTGTTGTTGCGGCACCAATTGAGGGCATAGCCAAAATAAGGCTGGACAGGAATCTTGATGGTAGCGAATTTGTTAAGATATACTATGCTGGGCCAATAAGGAGTGCCGGCGGAACAGCACAGGTCATATCTGTTCTCGTTGCTGACTATGTGAGGCGGTTGCTCGGGCTTAACAGGTACATTCCGACGGAAGAGGAGATATTGAGGTACTGTGAGGAAATCCCACTTTACAAGAAGGTGGCAAACCTTCAGTATCTTCCGAGCGATGACGAAATAAGGCTGATAGTTGAAAACTGTCCGGTGTGCATTGATGGTGAGCCTACAGAAGATGCTGAGGTGTCCGGTTACAGAAATCTTCCGAGAGTGGAGACGAACAGGGTAAGGGGCGGAATGGCTCTGGTCATCGCTGAGGGCATTGCCCTGAAAGCCCCAAAGCTTAAAAAGATCGTCGATAAAATCAGGATAGATGGATGGGAATGGCTTGACAAGCTCATAAACAAGGACAGTGGGGGAAGTGAGACAAAGGATGAAAGCAAGGATGCAGTAAAACCGAAAGACAAGTATCTCGCAGACATTGTTGCCGGAAGACCGGTTTTCAGCCACCCCTCGAGAAAAGGAGGATTCAGGCTGAGATACGGAAGGGCGAGAAATTCCGGTTTTGCGACAGTGGGTTTGAATCCTGCAACAATGGTCATTGCAGGGGGGTTCATTGCTATTGGCACGCAGCTCAAAGTCGAAAGACCTGGAAAAGCTGGTAGCGTAATCCCAGTAACGAGCATCGATGGCCCAACAGTCCGGCTTAAGAACGGAGACGTTGTGAGAGTCAATTCATACGATGAGGCGATGAAGCTCAGAGATTCGGTCGAGAAGATTCTGGATATGGGCGAGATACTCATAAACTTTGGAGACTTTCTGGAAAACAATCACCCTCTGATTCCTGCGGGCTACTGCCATGAGTGGTGGATACAGGAAGTCAGGGGGAAGATACCGGAGGGTGATTACACCCGAATTGACGAAGATACTGCGCTATCTCTGTGTGATGATTACGGTGTCCCGCTGCACCCTGATTACACATACCTCTGGCACGACATCTCTGCCGAGGATGCCCTTTACCTCAGGAATCACATCGTGAATAATGGAAAGGTTGAGGGCAAGTACGGCAAGAGCGCCCTCATCATAAAGTTTGACAGAAAAGCCAAGGAAATTCTGGAGGACCTGCTCGTTGAGCATAAAATCCGGGAGGGATACATCGTTCTGGAGCGCTGGAAGGTTCTGGCGAGATGCCTTGGACTGAATGATGACCTGAAAATTCAGAAAGATGTGAAGCCTGATGAACTCGGAGAACATCCGGACGGGCTTAAATTTGCAAGAAAAGCTTCATGTATTGATATTCGGGCCAAAGCACCTTCGAGAATTGGGGCGAGAATGGGAAGACCTGAAAAATCGAAGGAGAGAATGATGTCTCCTGCTCCTCACATGCTCTTTCCGCTTGGGGATGCGGGAGGAAAGACGAGAGACCTGAAAAAGGCGGTGGATTACACCAGAGGCTACAATGCGACGAAGGGAGAGATTGAGGTTGAACTCCCGCTGAGAGTATGCCCCGAATGTGGAAGAGAAAGTTTCTATCTCAAATGCAGCTGCGGGGCTTTTACCGAGCAGCATTACATCTGCCCCGTCTGCGGGATAAGGACGAAAGATGAAGTCTGTGAAAGGTGCGGGAGAGAGACAACGGGGTACAGGCTATGGAAGGTAAACGTCAGAGAACTTTACCACAGGGCGCTTGAAAATATTGGTGAGAGAGATGGCAATGGCACAATAAAGGGCGTAATAGGTCTGACATCCAGAAATAAATTCCCTGAGAGGATGGAGAAGGGAATACTGAGGGCGAAAAACAGGGTTTACGTGTTTAAGGATGGCACGGTCAGGTACGACATGACTGATCTGCCTGTGACTCATTTCAGGCCTAAGGAGATTGGCCTGACCGTTGATAAATTAAAGGAGCTTGGATATGAGTATGACTACCTCGGGAATGAACTCAGGAGTGAAGATCAGATTGTTGAACTGAAACCTCAGGATCTGATTCTTTCGAAAAGTGCTGGAGAGTATCTGTTCAGGGTGAGCAAATTCGTTGACGAGCTGCTCGTGAAATTCTATGGTCTTGAGCCGTTTTACAATGCTGAAAAGCCTGAGGATTTGATAGGGCATCTTGTGATAGGCCTTGCACCACACACGTCTGCTGGAGTTCTGGGAAGGATAATTGGCTTTGCTGATGTGAATGCGGGCTACGCACACCCCTATTTCCATGCCGCAAAGAGAAGAAACTGTGATGGGGATGAAGACTGCGTTATGCTTCTCATGGATGGTCTGCTCAACTTTTCGAGAGAATTCCTTCCTGATAAGAGGGGTGGCCAGATGGATGCCCCTCTCGTTCTGACGGCAATACTCGATCCAAAGGAGGTCGATGGCGAGGTTCACAACATGGATGTTGCAGACAGGTATCCGCTGGAGTTTTACATTGCGACTTTAAGATGTGCGCATCCTAAGGAATTTTCGGGAGTTATTGAGAGGGTTGAGGACAGACTGGGTGATGAGAGAAAGTATTTCGGGCTTAAATTCACCCACGATACCGACGATATTGCTCTTGGAGTCAAAAGCAGTGCATACAAGACGCTGAAATCTATGCAGGATAAGGTAAGTCATCAAATGGAGCTGGCGAGGAAGATAAGGGCTGTGGATGAACATGATGTTGCTGAGAGGGTAATAAAAACTCACTTTCTGCCGGACATCATAGGTAACCTCAGGGCATTTTCGAGGCAGGAATTCAGGTGTGTGAACTGCAACCAGAAGTTCAGGAGAATCCCACTTGCGGGCAAATGTACGAGGTGCGGGGGTTCTCTTACGCTCACAGTCCATGAGGGTTCGATAGTGAAATACCTGGACCTCTCAAAAACTCTTGCTGAGACCTACAACGTGAGCGACTACACCAGACAGAGGATAAGGTTGATTGAAGTGGAGACACAGTCTCTGTTTGAAAGCGAGCTGAAAAGACAGATAAAAATTGACGAGTTCTTTTAA
- a CDS encoding ketopantoate reductase family protein — MTVMVFGAGALGSLIGALMLKSGQDVVFIARGEQFRALREGGLRVSGLMDGEFEVEVYSRPVDADLVFLTVKAYDTEKAAELLRNVSFEGICSLQNGVGNEDILSSYFSAVVGGVTTYGANLKEPGHVVYAGEGMTFLGDWKGDAARNFADVLKKAGMNVEVVGDIGKRIWEKAAINAVINPLTAICRVRNGKIVEIPQIWTIAKKLAGECEAILDRLGFHVDVENVARDVALRTSLNRSSMLQDVEKGKRTEVEFINGAFVRKGRELGIDAIYNEMMVNLIRGMELGMD, encoded by the coding sequence ATGACTGTAATGGTTTTCGGTGCCGGAGCTCTGGGAAGCCTGATTGGTGCGCTAATGCTGAAATCGGGGCAGGACGTGGTTTTTATCGCAAGAGGGGAGCAGTTCAGGGCGCTGAGGGAGGGGGGCCTGAGGGTTAGCGGGTTGATGGACGGAGAATTCGAGGTGGAGGTGTACAGCAGACCCGTTGATGCCGACCTTGTTTTTCTCACTGTGAAAGCCTATGACACAGAAAAAGCGGCTGAGTTGCTGAGGAATGTTAGTTTTGAGGGAATATGCAGCCTTCAGAATGGAGTGGGGAACGAGGACATTTTATCAAGCTATTTCAGTGCGGTCGTTGGAGGAGTTACCACCTACGGGGCAAACCTGAAGGAACCGGGCCATGTGGTTTATGCGGGAGAGGGCATGACTTTCCTGGGGGACTGGAAGGGAGATGCTGCCCGTAACTTTGCAGACGTTCTTAAAAAAGCTGGAATGAATGTGGAGGTTGTTGGCGACATTGGAAAAAGAATATGGGAAAAGGCAGCAATAAACGCAGTAATAAATCCGCTCACAGCAATTTGCAGGGTTAGAAACGGCAAAATAGTGGAAATTCCTCAGATATGGACCATTGCGAAAAAATTAGCTGGAGAATGTGAGGCAATTCTTGATAGGCTGGGTTTTCATGTTGATGTTGAGAATGTGGCAAGGGACGTGGCGCTGAGGACCTCACTGAACAGGTCTTCAATGCTCCAGGATGTCGAAAAAGGCAAGAGGACTGAGGTAGAATTTATAAATGGAGCCTTCGTCAGGAAGGGCAGGGAGCTTGGAATTGATGCCATCTACAATGAGATGATGGTCAATCTTATCAGGGGGATGGAACTTGGAATGGATTGA
- a CDS encoding COG2426 family protein, whose amino-acid sequence MEWIDVFVLSMLPVSELRGAIPYAIVKGFSPGEAYAVSVVGNFIPVPLILFLLERLDRFFRKLPVLGRIYVFALGLADKRREKVEKYGYLGLTLFVAIPLPVTGAWTGSLIAFLLGMNRIKATLFILAGILVAGVIVLSASTGVWAVYTGLLR is encoded by the coding sequence TTGGAATGGATTGATGTGTTTGTGCTGTCGATGCTACCGGTCTCTGAGCTGAGAGGTGCAATACCATATGCGATTGTAAAAGGCTTTTCTCCGGGGGAAGCATACGCCGTGAGCGTTGTGGGCAATTTCATTCCTGTGCCTTTGATACTCTTTCTTCTTGAGAGGCTCGATAGATTTTTCAGGAAACTGCCTGTTCTTGGCAGAATCTATGTGTTCGCGCTGGGTTTGGCAGACAAAAGGCGGGAGAAGGTGGAAAAATATGGCTATCTCGGTCTTACACTTTTTGTCGCCATACCGCTCCCTGTTACCGGCGCATGGACTGGCAGTCTGATAGCGTTTCTTCTTGGCATGAACAGGATAAAGGCAACGCTGTTCATTCTCGCGGGGATTCTCGTAGCAGGTGTCATTGTCCTCTCTGCATCCACCGGTGTCTGGGCTGTCTATACCGGGCTGTTGAGGTAG
- a CDS encoding CBS domain-containing protein, which translates to MTADLPVKEIMTREVCTVSKDESVLNASRKMIECGVGSVVVVEDSKPVGIVTERDIITKVVARNRVPADVLVEEIMSYPVITVSPNTSTRDAGTIMLKKGIRRLPVINGDELVGIVTDTDLLSYSIDLGEYMGLIREEQYVVDEPEIGKCEICGRIAELRDADGMRVCEDCYETL; encoded by the coding sequence ATGACCGCAGACCTTCCAGTAAAGGAAATAATGACCAGGGAAGTATGCACAGTCTCAAAAGATGAATCTGTGCTTAATGCTTCGAGGAAAATGATTGAATGTGGAGTGGGCAGTGTTGTTGTGGTTGAAGACTCCAAACCCGTTGGGATTGTTACTGAAAGGGACATAATCACCAAGGTTGTTGCCCGGAACAGGGTTCCAGCAGACGTGCTGGTTGAGGAAATAATGAGCTATCCTGTCATAACCGTGTCTCCAAACACAAGCACAAGAGATGCCGGCACAATCATGCTCAAAAAGGGCATAAGGAGATTGCCCGTTATTAATGGCGATGAACTTGTTGGGATTGTGACCGATACTGATCTGCTCTCTTACTCAATCGATTTGGGCGAGTACATGGGGTTGATAAGAGAAGAGCAGTATGTTGTTGATGAGCCGGAAATCGGAAAATGTGAGATTTGCGGAAGAATTGCTGAGCTGAGAGATGCAGATGGAATGAGGGTTTGTGAGGACTGTTATGAAACTCTCTGA
- a CDS encoding CBS domain-containing protein — MPNNRKNSKFGSVMEIASINAITIPPTSTIMTSMKTMIKYSFRRVPIADAGTRRLEGIVTSMDILNFLGGGEKHKLVKERYLGNLIAAINEEVREIMEKNVLSIPVSSSWEDALNTMLDNNVGGVPVVDDEESVVGIITERDLMTFLASQTKCDGQVSEFMTRGVITAEPKMTIEEAMKLMVQKKFRRLPVVKDGVLIGLITATSLVHYFSGEAFKKLITGNAKDVLTQPLTAILNNENVLKYREPLVVRPDAKISDVVRKMIDSNQSSALVVDNELVGIITERDLMRALCSSK, encoded by the coding sequence ATGCCGAACAACAGGAAGAATTCCAAATTTGGAAGTGTGATGGAGATCGCATCCATAAACGCAATAACGATCCCCCCCACGTCGACGATAATGACCTCCATGAAGACCATGATTAAATACAGTTTCAGGAGGGTCCCTATAGCCGACGCGGGAACCAGAAGGCTCGAAGGGATTGTAACGAGCATGGACATCCTCAACTTTCTGGGAGGGGGAGAGAAACACAAGCTCGTTAAGGAGAGATACCTCGGGAACCTGATCGCAGCCATAAATGAAGAGGTCAGGGAAATTATGGAAAAGAACGTTCTCTCGATCCCGGTGTCAAGTTCCTGGGAAGATGCTCTGAACACCATGCTTGATAACAACGTTGGTGGCGTACCTGTTGTGGATGACGAGGAGAGTGTTGTGGGTATCATCACCGAAAGAGACCTGATGACCTTCCTCGCCTCGCAGACAAAATGTGACGGGCAGGTTTCTGAGTTCATGACAAGGGGCGTCATTACTGCAGAGCCGAAAATGACAATAGAGGAAGCGATGAAGCTGATGGTACAGAAGAAGTTCAGAAGGCTGCCTGTTGTTAAGGATGGAGTTCTCATAGGCCTCATTACAGCCACATCGCTGGTTCATTACTTTTCGGGCGAGGCTTTCAAAAAGCTCATAACCGGAAATGCAAAGGATGTTCTCACCCAGCCATTGACCGCAATCCTGAACAACGAAAATGTGCTCAAGTACCGCGAACCTCTCGTTGTCAGACCTGATGCGAAGATATCGGATGTTGTGAGAAAAATGATAGACAGCAACCAGTCCTCTGCGCTTGTTGTCGATAATGAGCTTGTGGGCATCATAACTGAAAGAGATCTGATGAGAGCGTTATGTTCGTCGAAATAA